From the genome of Candidatus Electrothrix communis, one region includes:
- a CDS encoding 4Fe-4S dicluster domain-containing protein has translation MSKKTFEINPGFSAEVVAEPGGQHLNSCFSCGACSGACPVSQAVPDFDPRKIIHMVRMGMEERLLNSDLLWYCSGCRSCVFVCPQDVSFADIMGTLAGLALKKGYITEEQLVEKGKAAQVQRDLCVSCLTCVRVCPWEVPKIDEGGIAAINVTDCKACGICVAECPAKAITLNESEDERLIAACGTN, from the coding sequence ATGTCAAAGAAAACATTTGAAATCAATCCTGGATTCAGCGCTGAAGTGGTTGCAGAACCCGGTGGTCAGCACCTGAACTCCTGTTTTTCCTGCGGTGCCTGTTCCGGTGCCTGCCCGGTCAGTCAGGCTGTTCCTGATTTTGATCCCCGCAAGATCATCCACATGGTTCGTATGGGTATGGAGGAGCGTTTGCTGAACTCCGATCTGCTGTGGTATTGTTCCGGTTGCCGCAGCTGTGTCTTTGTCTGTCCGCAGGATGTCAGCTTTGCCGATATCATGGGGACTTTGGCTGGTTTGGCCTTGAAAAAGGGATACATTACAGAAGAGCAGTTGGTGGAAAAAGGCAAGGCCGCTCAAGTGCAGCGTGACCTTTGTGTTTCCTGCCTGACCTGCGTTCGGGTCTGCCCGTGGGAAGTGCCCAAGATTGATGAAGGCGGAATTGCAGCGATTAATGTGACGGACTGTAAAGCCTGCGGTATCTGCGTTGCAGAATGTCCCGCGAAAGCCATTACCCTGAATGAATCCGAGGACGAGCGACTGATCGCCGCCTGCGGAACTAATTAA
- a CDS encoding hydrogenase iron-sulfur subunit, translating to MSFTPDIRLFSCHYTSQQSCADEGHELQQLNFPENIKMTRVVCTGKLEETTLLKAFEDGADGVYVVGCPADGCHNVKGSQRAAKRVEAVRSALGELGVEKERAKMFFLPRGLHPEFVDAAQEMNDKITALGPSPF from the coding sequence ATGAGTTTTACACCGGACATACGTTTGTTCAGCTGTCATTATACCTCTCAGCAAAGTTGCGCCGATGAGGGGCATGAGCTTCAGCAGTTAAACTTTCCCGAGAATATCAAGATGACCCGCGTCGTCTGTACCGGAAAACTTGAGGAAACAACTCTCCTCAAGGCCTTTGAGGACGGAGCTGATGGAGTCTATGTGGTCGGATGTCCGGCTGACGGATGTCATAATGTAAAGGGCAGCCAACGGGCCGCCAAACGTGTGGAAGCCGTACGCTCGGCCTTGGGTGAGCTTGGTGTGGAAAAGGAACGGGCAAAAATGTTTTTTCTTCCGCGCGGACTGCATCCTGAATTTGTTGATGCGGCACAGGAAATGAATGACAAAATTACCGCATTAGGACCGTCTCCTTTTTGA
- a CDS encoding methylenetetrahydrofolate reductase C-terminal domain-containing protein has translation MIIAERKPLAEIIEMVQDCKKILVLACRGCVTVCSAGGEREAEILASLIRLGLKKAGKSAEVFDASLVRQCDKEYIDAIDQFKGQYDAIVSTACGVGVNFIANLRPEDNVFPALNTTFFGGSAEQGIWSEQCAGCGDCVLHLTGGLCPVARCAKSLMNGPCGGSVSGRCEIHSETDCVWQMIYDRMGRLQRQGEMTTSAPIRDWSTSRHGGPRTQVREDLTV, from the coding sequence ATGATTATTGCTGAACGGAAGCCTTTGGCTGAAATAATAGAGATGGTTCAGGATTGTAAAAAGATTCTGGTACTGGCCTGTCGGGGCTGCGTAACAGTCTGTTCCGCAGGCGGAGAGCGGGAGGCCGAGATCTTGGCCTCGCTCATTCGGCTCGGCCTGAAAAAGGCAGGGAAGAGCGCAGAGGTCTTTGATGCCTCTCTGGTTCGTCAATGCGATAAAGAATATATTGACGCCATTGATCAGTTCAAGGGGCAGTACGATGCGATTGTATCCACGGCCTGCGGCGTCGGGGTCAACTTCATTGCGAATCTGCGTCCTGAGGATAATGTATTCCCGGCATTGAACACCACCTTTTTCGGTGGTTCTGCCGAGCAGGGCATCTGGAGTGAACAATGCGCTGGTTGTGGAGACTGTGTTCTGCACCTCACCGGCGGACTGTGCCCGGTGGCTCGTTGCGCTAAAAGCTTGATGAACGGCCCCTGTGGTGGTTCAGTCAGTGGGCGTTGCGAAATCCACTCTGAGACGGATTGTGTATGGCAGATGATTTATGATCGCATGGGCCGCCTCCAACGCCAAGGGGAGATGACCACCTCAGCGCCTATTCGTGATTGGTCCACATCCAGGCATGGTGGTCCACGTACGCAGGTGAGAGAGGATCTCACCGTGTAG
- the lptA gene encoding lipopolysaccharide transport periplasmic protein LptA produces the protein MRFFLSPTRKILQAAIIFGILLVATSSGFCQGDDDPINIEADRMISQEEKNSVVFIGNVDASQGKVTIRTDEMTIYYQPNDPKKAKDQSRQVEKMICVGKVKITQEDWLGTGDRMEYYADARKVILHGNAKTWQGKNMVSGKTITYYLDEKRSEVERAQTTTGKGKKQERVKATIVPNSEKKKK, from the coding sequence ATGCGTTTTTTTCTGTCACCAACTCGAAAAATCCTTCAGGCGGCTATCATCTTCGGTATTCTGCTGGTGGCTACCAGCTCGGGATTCTGTCAAGGTGATGATGATCCGATTAATATTGAAGCGGATCGCATGATTTCTCAGGAAGAGAAAAATTCTGTCGTTTTTATTGGTAATGTTGATGCAAGTCAGGGTAAGGTGACCATCCGCACTGATGAGATGACGATTTATTATCAGCCCAATGATCCAAAGAAAGCAAAAGATCAGTCCCGTCAGGTGGAAAAAATGATCTGCGTTGGTAAGGTTAAAATCACCCAGGAAGACTGGCTTGGCACAGGTGATCGGATGGAATATTATGCCGATGCACGTAAGGTGATTCTGCATGGAAATGCTAAGACTTGGCAGGGAAAAAATATGGTGTCAGGAAAAACCATCACCTATTATCTTGATGAAAAGCGGTCTGAAGTTGAACGTGCCCAGACAACAACGGGAAAAGGCAAGAAACAGGAACGGGTTAAAGCTACTATCGTTCCGAATTCTGAGAAGAAAAAGAAATAA
- the lptB gene encoding LPS export ABC transporter ATP-binding protein: MEPVSILETRNLVKEYRARRVVDQVNLQVQNGSIVGLLGPNGAGKTTTFYSIVGFIRPTSGAIFLDKREIQGLPIHRRASRGITYLAQEPSVFKKLTVEENVRIVLEPLGLTRNEINNRISELMAELKIEYLAKNKGHALSGGERRRVEIMRALATRPRFILLDEPFAGVDPLSVADLQQIIRGLKAKGLGVLISDHNVRETLQVCDFAYIMNAGQILTSGVADDIIQSELAKKMYLGENFTM, translated from the coding sequence ATGGAACCCGTCTCCATCCTGGAAACCAGGAATCTGGTCAAAGAGTATCGCGCCCGCCGGGTGGTGGATCAGGTGAATCTGCAAGTGCAGAACGGCTCTATAGTTGGCCTGTTAGGGCCGAACGGTGCTGGTAAGACCACCACTTTCTACTCTATTGTCGGTTTTATCCGACCGACATCGGGAGCTATCTTTCTTGATAAGAGAGAAATTCAGGGGCTTCCTATTCATCGTCGTGCGTCCAGGGGGATTACTTATCTGGCACAGGAGCCGTCGGTTTTTAAAAAATTAACGGTTGAAGAGAATGTTCGGATTGTCCTGGAGCCACTTGGATTAACTCGTAATGAAATTAACAATCGCATCAGCGAGCTAATGGCAGAGCTCAAGATAGAATATCTGGCTAAAAATAAAGGGCATGCTCTTTCCGGTGGGGAGAGGAGAAGGGTGGAGATTATGCGGGCCTTGGCTACTCGACCCCGTTTTATTCTGCTTGATGAGCCCTTTGCTGGCGTTGATCCCCTTTCCGTTGCTGATTTACAGCAGATTATTCGGGGACTGAAGGCCAAAGGGCTGGGCGTGTTAATTTCAGATCATAATGTTCGAGAAACATTGCAGGTGTGCGACTTTGCCTATATAATGAATGCAGGGCAAATTCTTACCAGCGGCGTTGCTGATGATATTATTCAGAGTGAATTGGCTAAGAAGATGTATCTTGGCGAAAATTTTACTATGTAG